One genomic segment of Aythya fuligula isolate bAytFul2 chromosome 5, bAytFul2.pri, whole genome shotgun sequence includes these proteins:
- the EIF4G2 gene encoding eukaryotic translation initiation factor 4 gamma 2, with protein MGETREHTGKERGSKASAIKRVRHLRKFPFPPYALPPPMRRFVFPHPRQFNFILLKILRCQAAKVESAIAEGGASRFSASSGGGGGRGAPQHYPKAASNSEFLGKTPGQNAQKWIPSRSTRRDDDSANDKERHDAIFRKVRGILNKLTPEKFDKLCLELLNVGVESKLILKGVILLIVDKALEEPKYSSLYAQLCLRLAEDAPNFDGPSAESHPGQKQSTTFRRLLISKLQDEFENRTRNVDIYDKHDGPLLPEEEEQRAIAKIKMLGNIKFIGELGKLDLIHESILHKCIKTLLEKKKRVQLKDMGEDLECLCQIMRTVGPRLDHAKAKSLMDQYFARMRSLMSSKELPARIRFLLQDTVELREHNWVPRKAFLDNGPKTINQIRQDAVKDLGVFIPAPMSQGMRSDFFLEGPFMPPRMKLDRDPLGGLADMFGQMPGSGIGTGPGVIQDRFSPTMGRHRSNQLFNGHGGHLMPSAQSQFGELGKSFLKSQGQSQLYHNQNQGLLSQQQGQSKDMPPRFSKKGQLNADEISLRPAQSFLMNKNQVPKLQPQITMIPPSAQPPRTQTPPLGQPPQLGLKTNPPLIQEKPAKTIKKPPPSKEELLKQTEAVVTEYLNNGNANDAVNTVREMRAPKHFIPEMLSKVIIQSLDRSDEDKEKASTLISLLKQEGIATSDNFMQAFLNVLDQCPKLEVDIPLVKSYLAQFAARAIISELVSISELAQPLESGTHFPLFLLCLQQLAKLQDREWLTELFQQSKVNMQKMLPEIDQNKDRMLEILEGKGLSFLFPLLKLEKELLKQIKLDPSPQAIYKWIKDNISPKLHVDKGFVNILMTSFLQYISSEVNPPSDESDSSSAPSKEQLEQEKQLLLSFKPVMQKFLHDHVDLQVSALYALQVHCYNSNFPKGMLLRFFVHFYDMEIIEEEAFLAWKEDITQEFPGKGKALFQVNQWLTWLETAEEEESEEEAD; from the exons ATGGGTGAAACACGGGAACACACGGGCAAGGAGAGAGGCAGCAAAGCTTCCGCCATTAAGCGGGTACGCCACTTGCGCaaatttccctttcccccttaTGCCCTACCGCCACCTATGCGGC gttttgtttttccccacccccgtcaatttaattttattcttttgaagaTTCTTCGTTGTCAAGCCGCCAAAGTGGAGAGTGCGATTGCAGAAGGGGGTGCTTCTCGTTTCAG TGCTTCTTCAGGCGGAGGAGGTGGTAGGGGTGCACCTCAGCACTATCCCAAGGCTGCCAGCAACAG cgAGTTCCTGGGGAAAACCCCAGGGCAAAACGCTCAGAAATGGATTCCTTCACGAAGCACTAGACGAGATGACGACTCCGCAAACGACAAAGAACGACATGATGCAATCTTCAGGAAAGTAAGAGG CATACTAAATAAGCTTACTCCTGAAAAGTTTGACAAGCTATGCCTTGAGCTCCTCAATGTGGGTGTAGAGTCTAAGCTCATCCTAAAAGGGGTCATACTGCTG ATCGTAGACAAAGCCCTTGAAGAGCCCAAGTATAGCTCACTGTATGCTCAACTATGTCTGCGACTGGCAGAAGATGCACCCAACTTTGATGGCCCATCCGCAGAGAGTCATCCAGGGCAGAAGCAAAGCACA ACATTCAGACGCCTCCTAATATCTAAACTTCAAGATGAATTTGAAAACCGAACCAGAAATGTTGATA TCTATGATAAGCATGATGGTCCCCTCCTCCCTGAGGAAGAGGAACAGAGAGCCATTGCCAAGATCAAGATGCTGGGGAACATCAAATTCATTGGAGAACTTGGCAAGCTTGATCTTATTCATGAATCTATCCTTCATAAGTGCATCAAAACA cttttggaaaagaagaagagagtCCAACTCAAAGATATGGGGGAGGATTTGGAGTGCCTCTGTCAGATAATGAGGACAGTAGGACCTAGATTAGACCATGCAAAAGCCAAG tccTTAATGGATCAGTACTTTGCCCGTATGCGCTCCTTGATGTCAAGTAAGGAATTGCCAGCAAGGATTCGTTTCCTGCTGCAG GATACTGTGGAGTTGAGAGAACACAACTGGGTTCCTCGCAAAGCTTTTCTTGACAATGGACCAAAGACTATCAATCAAATCCGTCAAGATGCAGTAAAA GATCTGGGAGTTTTTATTCCTGCTCCTATGTCTCAAGGGATGAGAAGCGACTTCTTTCTGGAGGGACCCTTTATGCCACCCAGGATGAAACTTGACAGGGACCCACTCGGAGGGCTTGCTGATATGTTTGGACAAATGCCAG GTAGCGGAATTGGTACTGGTCCAGGGGTTATTCAGGATAGATTTTCACCCACCATGGGACGCCATCGTTCAAACCAACTTTTCAATGGCCATGGGGGTCACCTCATGCCTTCTGCTCAATCCCAGTTTGGAGAACTAGGcaaatcttttctgaaaagtcag GGGCAAAGCCAGCTCTACCATAACCAGAATCAGGGACTCTTATCCCAGCAACAAGGACAGTCGAAGGATATGCCACCTCGGTTTTCTAAGAAAGGACAGCTTAATGCAGATGAG ATTAGCCTGAGACCTGCTCAGTCTTTTCTAATGAATAAAAACCAAGTGCCAAAGCTTCAGCCCCAGATAACTATGATTCCTCCTAGTGCTCAACCACCGCGCACTCAGACACCACCTTTGGGACAG CCTCCTCAACTTGGTCTTAAAACAAATCCACCACTTATACAAGAAAAGCCTGCAAAGACCATCAAGAAACCACCACCTTCTAAGGAAGAGCTACTTAAACAAACT GAAGCTGTTGTGACCGAGTATCTGAACAACGGAAATGCTAATGATGCTGTCAATACTGTGAGAGAAATGAGAGCTCCAAAACACTTCATTCCTGAGATGCTGAGCAAAGTGATCATTCAATCCCTAGATAGATCAGATgaagacaaagagaaagcaagtaCTTTGATCAGCTTACTCAAGCAGGAGGGAATTGCCACGAGTGACAACTTCATGCAG GCGTTCCTGAATGTATTGGACCAGTGCCCCAAATTGGAGGTGGACATCCCATTGGTGAAATCCTACTTAGCACAGTTTGCAGCCCGTGCCATTATTTCAGAACTAGTGAGCATTTCCGAACTGGCTCAACCGCTGGAAAGTGGCACccatttccctctcttcctgcTTTGCCTTCAGCAGTTAGCTAAGTTACAAGATCGTGAATGGCTAACAGAATTGTTCCAACAAAGCAAAGtgaatatgcagaaaatgttaCCAG AAATCGACCAGAACAAGGACCGCATGCTGGAGATCTTGGAAGGGAAGGGACTTAGCTTCTTATTCCCGCTTCTGAAACTGGAGAAGGAATTgctaaagcaaataaaattggATCCATCCCCTCAAGCCATTTATAAGTGGATTAAAGATAACATTTCACCCAAACTTCATGTAGATAAAGGATTTGTGAATATATTGATGACCAG TTTCTTGCAGTATATTTCTAGTGAAGTAAACCCACCTAGCGACGAATCAGATTCTTCATCTGCTCCATCAAAAGAGCAACTAgagcaggaaaaacaactgcTTCTTTCCTTCAAGCCAGTAATGCAGAAGTTCCTCCATGACCATGTCGATCTGCAAGTGAGTGCTTTATATGCACTCCAGGTGCACTGCTACAACAGTAACTTTCCAAAAG GCATGTTACTGCGCTTCTTTGTTCATTTCTATGATATGGAGATCATCGAAGAAGAAGCCTTTTTGGCATGGAAAGAAGATATTACTCAAGAGTTTccagggaaagggaaagcttTATTCCAG GTGAACCAGTGGCTAACCTGGCTGGAAACTGCTGAAGAAGAAGAATCTGAAGAAGAAGCTGACTAA